The following are from one region of the Bactrocera oleae isolate idBacOlea1 chromosome 6, idBacOlea1, whole genome shotgun sequence genome:
- the LOC106627426 gene encoding uncharacterized protein codes for MPTIRRCCIVGCLSNSRQSPQLQFFQFPRPENPFFGLWKQACHASLNRILPFKKPVVCALHFHPNLIGGRRLTSSAVPSLRLDVPNDLKAVEQQAMVEEIERSRKCAYINAVVYEWLVRANLNPQLRGSITHGMIKEKAATAGQLVGSTSFVADNRWLNRFRETHLSGFAQKLASNQLKPLGVSLWIPDIVQDLQHLFPPTSAERVAKLESLPEQYMDYMQQYGEYEEDDDQDSQGASLKDQQQSHAGYDAYGQPIPNYNGGYEGYEGYYDRQNQHSNYSSPQPQRPASNSPPLQQLQKLASPAYRASPILQPPAKRARSNDGDVNEITATNGSNVTDLTSDCEANDCDVKPIKLNGTTTPTPNGTNGHTPAASPKSAINGSTNGNSGSTNGNTNGITKLGDIELSSYTQALEYLKPLEEFALSRENFRAIGLISQLEVILRKGENKHLATVLK; via the coding sequence atgccTACAATAAGGCGTTGCTGCATCGTGGGTTGCCTTTCTAATTCACGACAGAGCCCACAATTGCAGTTCTTCCAATTTCCACGCCCGGAAAACCCGTTTTTCGGCCTTTGGAAGCAAGCATGCCATGCCTCGCTCAATCGCATTTTACCCTTCAAAAAGCCAGTTGTTTGTGCGTTACACTTTCATCCAAATCTTATAGGCGGCCGACGACTAACATCTTCAGCTGTGCCATCGCTACGCCTAGATGTACCCAATGATCTGAAAGCCGTTGAGCAACAAGCCATGGTTGAGGAAATAGAGAGAAGCCGCAAATGTGCATACATCAATGCAGTTGTTTATGAATGGTTAGTACGTGCCAATTTGAATCCACAACTTCGTGGCTCCATAACACACGGTATGATTAAGGAAAAGGCCGCTACAGCGGGACAACTCGTTGGTTCAACATCATTTGTCGCTGACAATCGTTGGCTAAATAGATTCCGTGAGACACATTTAAGTGGCTTTGCACAAAAATTGGCTAGCAACCAATTGAAACCGCTCGGCGTATCATTGTGGATTCCCGATATTGTACAAGATCTCCAGCATCTCTTTCCACCAACTAGTGCCGAACGTGTAGCGAAATTAGAAAGTCTGCCTGAACAGTATATGGACTATATGCAACAGTATGGTGAATATGAAGAGGACGATGATCAGGATTCACAGGGTGCATCGCTAAAAGACCAACAACAGAGTCATGCTGGATATGATGCATATGGTCAACCGATACCAAATTATAATGGCGGTTATGAAGGCTATGAGGGATACTACGATCGTCAAAACCAACATAGTAATTATAGTTCCCCACAGCCACAACGCCCTGCCTCGAATTCGCCACCACTGCAACAGCTACAAAAATTAGCTTCTCCAGCATATCGTGCCAGTCCAATTCTACAACCGCCTGCAAAACGAGCCCGTTCCAATGACGGTGATGTCAACGAAATAACGGCAACAAATGGTAGCAACGTAACAGATTTGACGAGCGATTGCGAAGCGAACGATTGCGATGTTAAGCCAATTAAACTCAATggtacaacaacaccaacaccaaatGGTACTAATGGCCACACACCAGCTGCTTCTCCGAAATCCGCAATTAATGGTTCTACAAATGGTAATAGTGGCAGTACAAATGGAAATACAAATGGTATTACCAAACTTGGGGATATCGAGCTCTCATCCTACACACAGGCACTCGAATACCTTAAACCGCTGGAGGAGTTTGCACTTTCAAGGGAGAATTTCCGCGCAATCGGGTTAATATCACAATTGGAGGTGATATTACGAAAAGGTGAAAATAAACATTTGGCGACAGTTCTCAAATAA